One window of Papaver somniferum cultivar HN1 chromosome 9, ASM357369v1, whole genome shotgun sequence genomic DNA carries:
- the LOC113314275 gene encoding uncharacterized protein LOC113314275 — protein sequence MDWEISNHRKILFFFFFFSASIISLYALFSTINTKTAPLGVTISAETKSDCYHFNQQQLGDDGVDDEDQVLMINDDEMIIATKSIVIRRSLLITSLARKRLRDGGSRVRSKKGFMMSLPGSSPPRCASKCGKCRPCKPVHVPVPPGTPVTTEYYPEAWRCKCGNKLYMP from the exons ATGGATTGGGAGATAAGCAATCACCGgaaaattctcttcttcttctttttcttctcagccTCAATCATTTCTCTCTATGCTCTGTTCAGCACTATCAACACCAAAACTGCACCTCTTG GTGTAACAATCTCGGCTGAAACAAAATCAGACTGTTATCATTTTAATCAG CAACAACTTGGTGatgatggtgttgatgatgaggatcAGGTTCTGATGATTAATGATGATGAGATGATAATTGCAACTAAATCTATTGTGATCAGAAGAAGTTTGTTGATTACTTCATTGGCGAGGAAAAGGTTAAGAGATGGTGGTAGTAGGGTTAGAAGTAAGAAGGGGTTTATGATGAGTTTACCAGGTTCGTCGCCTCCTCGTTGTGCATCGAAATGTGGCAAGTGTAGGCCGTGTAAGCCGGTTCACGTTCCGGTTCCTCCTGGAACACCAGTTACAACAGAGTATTATCCGGAAGCTTGGAGGTGCAAATGTGGGAACAAGTTATACATGCCATAG